aattcctaaactgttgagaccaaaactcccaaaatcaatcccaaccgttcttttgtggtcataaaccttgtgtcaaaatttcatagatttctattaacttaaactaaagttatagtgcgaaaaccaagaaaatgcttatttgggccctttttggcccctaattcctaaaatgttgggaccaaaactcccaaaatcaataccaaccttccttttgtggtcataaacctttagttaaaatttcatagatttccattcacttttactaaagttagagtgcgaaaactaaaagtattcggacgccggacgacgacgacgacgacgacgccgacgacgacgacgacgacgccgacgccaacgtgatagcaatatacgacgaaaattttttcaaaatttgcggtcgtataaaaactttaaccacagagtgaatgtaatgtttcctcgcagaaaaactaagtccatttataagtaaaatacggaaaaaatggaattttatttttacaaaatttacttctggatactttcttatgatcagaaacaagcttttgtctaagtttggtagaaatccaggatagtttaagaacattataaaaattttaaaaacttaaaccacagagtgaatgttttatttctgcaaaaaaactaagtccatttataagtaaaatacggaaaagtggaaacttatttttacaaaattttcttcttgatactatcttatgatcttaaacaagcttctgtccaagtttggtacaaatcaaggatagtttatgaaagtaattaaaattttaaaaactttaaccacagagtgaatgtaatgtttcctcgcagaaaaactaagtccatttataagtaaaatacggaaaaaatggaattttatttttacaaaatttacttctggatactttcttatgatcataaacaagcttctgtccaagtttggtagaaattcagtatagtttaagaaagttattaaaatttcaaaaactttaaccacagagtgaatatttgtggacgccgccgaacgccgacgacgacggaatgtaggatcgcttagtctcgctttttcgactaaagtcgaaggctcgacaaaaatgaaccaaacttttgtgtgtgtatgcggaatatgattattcaactatgtatcgattaaaaatcttgaaaatgtttgaattttcggagttttgttaagatttatgactcgaaaaatcgcaaaattttgacccctcttcatgatcaggagttattttaaaaagacggttgatgctaaaagcataaaataagctttaaatggtcaaaaatacatcattgtagttattcacttaccttgagctgctgaacaatccattatgggacactttgtgttgatattctatatttttttgaaaaacaacgagccgattgccgtcggacagatcagcaacttccgttttgtgtcactgtccgcttgtacactgtgttaagggtcaaatttatgctagattgactggactatggTGTGACCTCTAGAGTTTGGAATATTTTCACTACATTGAAAACATGCATTTACCATTATCTTAGTAAATATTCGGCTAATATAATGccatgtgttgtttttttttccgtTTTCTTGTCCTTTGCTGTAATAGGTGATCATGGTGATGTGGTGTCAAGATTACTGGggattcatcatgttcattatcATATGATGTAAGAAACCAATTTTCTTAAATTTCATGGTTGAAGGCaaatcataaattcaaatgttcaacgaagaACAAATTTGCGATAAACGTATACACAGACTTGggaaaaagaaaatatacataaatatactaTTTTTCCGCCATCCACAAAagttggtacccatgaaaatatatgaattcacagtattaaagtcaatttatatattactatGTATAACTGAGCTTGAACAATTACCACAGGAAATCAAGAGGTAATACAACAAATGTCTCTATAAAAAAGGTGTGTTATGTGATAATTTACCTTCAAGGTTTCTCGTAAAGATTCACTAGTTTTAGCTACAGCTTCACCAGTGTCATTTGACATTGTATTGGAAAACTCCTCCAAATCTTTCTTGATCATTTCGTAGGCAGACATAGACTTCTCTTTTGCTGCCTGTATCCCATACATGGACTTCTCTTTTGCTGCTTGTATCCATCCTCCCCACCAACTTCCTCCTTCATCGCTTGTTTCACtactattttaaaaacatatacatgtacattaaaacgGTAAACCATCTAGAACTTACTACGAAAGAAATGACTACTCAAAATGGAATAAACTTGAATGTTCATTATTTAATTACAACAATAGTActgtttcatcatgttcatacctTGAAACAAATCATGCAGGCATGATTTTTATCTCGCACATCATTCAAACATATTACATTTGTACTTACAAAAATGTAAATCTATTTTAAACAAGAACCTTGTCTTAAATATTTGTGTGTTTATTCCTTACTAAACAAAACTATCCTCTACATTTTGAGTATCAACAAATCCAGGAGATTATCTCTACTTAATAGCTCCAATGAGAGGAATGGGGTGGAATCAGTATCTTGGTGGTAAAAATACTCTTATTGAACAGTCAAATTAGAAAATCAATCCCGACACAGAATTGTATTTTTAGGTTTAATTTTAATCCAAATAATTATAATGTAATATTAATGCTGTaagatctgtatctgtatctgtatggttACATCGTAgctaccaattctggctttaatACAACGGGTTGAAGGCGCCATCGATTTACTGACGTCTCATGAGTGCAGATTTAAAGCTCTTAACACTTGTTTCGCACACAATAGTGTCCTCGAGATGGTTCCAGTAATAAATGTGGACACAAAGAATGAGTTTGAGTATTGTTGAGTTTTACTGGTGAGAATATCAAAGCACCTAGTATTGTTCCTCACTTGTTTTTCAACTATGTTTGTTGCCTGgtaattttcaaactttttcgCTGTGATGGTTCAACTTGGTCTGGCTGATTTTAAAAAGTCGTCTGGATCGATAGCAGGTACCAATCCCTCAACCACCTAGtacaaaaatataagtttttgGCTAGTGCGTCTGGCTTTTAGTTCTTGAAGTTCCAGTTTGGCGAGCATGTCTGTTACGCAGCCAATTTCTCTTGTTTTGTAGTCGCCTGTTATAAAGCTTGTTTGAATCTTCTATACTGTAGGGGTCCCATACTGTTGCTGCATATTCAATTGTTGATCTCACTCAGGAAAAGTTCCTTCTGAGGAAGCCAAGGTTGAACTTGTCTTTTTTGTAACGTTTGTTATGTGCGTGCTCCACTTCAGGTCTTCTGATATCTGCACTCCTAGGTATGGGTTGTTCTGGACTTGTTGGAGTATCTGGCCGTTGAGTTTGTAGAATCTCTGGCTTTTGTTTTTGCCCATTTATTTGCCCAATCTTCTAGGTTTGCTAGGTCTTCTTGCAGCAGTTTGtggtctttttctgttttaatggTTCTATACAGTAGGCAGTCATTGGTGGACAGCCATACTGATGACTTGACAGTGTCTGGCAGGTCATTTATGTGACATAAGAAGAGTAATGGTCCAAGTACTGTTACCTGCAGAAGTAGCCTTGTATAATTTATCATAATTGGTACATTTATTACCATTTTTTCATACATGTAGAAGAAATTAATATGTGCTGGCCTAGGGTTACTTGGTAGTTCCTAATCCCTTTTGGGGCCATTTACCGTTAAACTGTTAAGCTGGGAGCCAAGACCAGATATTTCATAATTAGTTTCTTTATGTTCAACTGAAATTTGCCTGAAAGTTTAGGGTCCAGCTCAAAATCTAGGAGCCCTGGGGAATGTGTGTAAAATTATGTACTCTACTGTACAAATGTATAGTCACTACTGTAGGTATGGCAAaccaatgggagataactccaaatTACCCTAAATAATTGTACCCAGATgtgtgtaaaaataaaatctttgggTGACCTCCAATTACGGTCTTTTATTAACTTGTTAAGTCTCAGAAGGTTCTGATTGCTTTTGATAGATAttatatgaatattcatgattctgtatattataattttcgggaatatgatgaaatatttgaGGTACAAACAAGGGTTTGAAAGTTACATTTGTTTCAAAAAAATACAAGGGAACTTTATACAGccataaaatgtacttttttattaagtttaatatattaattaaataataagGTCCAAAAAATAAATCTAGATAGCTGTgttcatatcaaaattattttttataaattacccTCCTTTTTGTGtatacagagttatttcccttgcatGGACAATTTTTGGTTAAGTCTTGATTGGAATTCAGCggtgatagtttttttttgcattatacagCCAGTTTATTGCCATTTAACGATAGTTTAACCACTTGCCATTGCACATGAGGTAGTAAGGATACTGAATAATGTGGTTTAACAACAATCAATATACATGACTGTATgtattttcaacatgttcaactaaAAACATACATAGGAATCCATGCAGTAGCGGCAGTTCAATTCGAATGCTATTCACATTTAATGCATTTCTAACTTCAGTCCTGAATAAAATTGGTTTACAGATTTCACTGTATAAGTATTGTAACTGATATACagatatgaacatgatgaatttactttacttttatacatacaGGTATTTACAGTACATAATCTGacataattattttctttgaaattagAATAATTGTTAGaaggttgttgtttatttttatttataagcaTTTACTATACATGCCATATAAGATTAAGATATATTAATTAAATAgaatgttaatgaaaagggaacaTTCTAAAACTATCACATGTATCATGACTATACAAAACTTTTCTTGTCTCTCAtggtacaactgatttttatagttcattcttatgttgtactgtcacagGTCAGGGGGAGGATTGGGCGTCCGCTAACAtgtcttctgacatcagactcggatttctcttgaattgaattttaaatgtacgtattgttatgcgtttacttttctacattggctagaggtatagggggagggttgagatctcataaacatgtttaaccccgccacatttttgcgtctgtcccaagtaaggaacctctggtctttgttagtcttgtattattttaattttagtttcttgtgtacaatttggatattagtatggcgttcattatcactgaactggtgtatatttgttaaggggccagctgaaggacgcctccgggtgtgggattttctcgttgcattgaagacctgttggtggccttctgctgttgttttttcagtggccgggttgttgtctctttgatacattccccatttccattctcaattttattaacaccgccacattctgtatgtgtgtgcctgttcaaagtcaggagcctgtaattcagtagttgttgtttgtttatgtgttaaatatttgtttttcattttttttttttacataagttaggctgttagttttctcatttgaattgttttacatttgtcatttcggggccatttatagctgactatgcggtatgggctttgctcattgttgaaggctgtacggtgacctatagttgttaatttctgtgtcatttggtctcttgtggagagtcatGTCTCagatggcaatcataccacatctttttttatagtcACACACActaacatacatttgtatataaagagtaatattcatatttatattttgtttctttacattcaaatgtttataaagttttactttacattttcaatatacctGATGCTCTGAAAAAAGGAATATGTAAAGGTATCGTCATGTTATGTGACTTTGGACGATACAATTTCATGAGAGTGGTCGACATTTTCATGCTTTATGCTTCTATTTTGACCAAAAACCTGAATATGGAGGATTGAAATTGACTAACAAGATGTAAAAGAAGCAATATAAACAAAACTATAACCCAAatgattaacaaaatatattttattattttttaaagagagGAAACAGTTTTTCCAGAATAGTAAAAAAATTTCGTTTTGAAAAGTTGCAATTTCTTCGTTGTTATTATGTGTATAgataaaagtgaaactgttttgaaaatgtcTTCACAATGCCTTTTAAATGAGGTAAAGTTTTCTTAGATcggttgatttaaaaaaaatcactttccgtACCTAACTACTGTTGTGTAGCCAGTGGCAGGCTCAGTCTCAGGTCGACTATATACTGTAATTGTTTGGAATTGTTTCATCGCATAGGTATTATATCAGAAAAAAAGATATGAACATCTTTAATCTACCAAtcaactcatatatatatattttatgaaataactgTGTTTACCTTTCAGCCATAGCATTAATCTCTAACCAAACTGAAACGAAAGACATtcatcaataaatgaaaataattcgataacattttgatacatatttaataatttttcaacaaaattaatgAATAACTGTTATTTAATATTAAGAATATCAATTGATTCCGATATACATATCATGCAATACACAGAACTCATAGACTATAATGAAACGTAAACAAGATCACGTGCTACATAAAAGTTTTTTAGCGGTAAAttctaaactaaaaaataaaataaaattttaatgtttttttcgaTAGCAATAAAGAAATTTATGTATGAAATAACATCTAGTTGAAACATTAtagtaagtaaataaataagaaaaaaggaTTGatttattccccccccccccccccccgaaaaaaaacCACTGACtaaataaatcatacaaaaaaccaaggatttgtatagtgagactatacaaatccttgaaaaaACGAATTAACACTATAgcagcagagacatataatacagaAATGTTCTAAGAAATGATTTAGTAGgaacagagacatatatgtctctggtaggAACAACATCCATTTTAAGCGAGTTCAACATCACGGTTTATTTGGAGTTTTACCATAGGAGTTTGAAATGAGGTCTGAAATAGCACAGAGGAGAAAATCGACAATTTTAGGACACCTGTTATTGTTCACTAATTTTACGATGTTCTCCAAGGAATTGTAATTACTTGTGTTCTCTGAggatattcattttaaaacagtATTTTAGAAACAAGAGATAAATTACCCTTTTCAATTGaagtatttttatataaattaaaacatgtcaaaattttatataatctTAAGCACCGTAAATTTACTACAATCTTGACTTTCGTAGAAGAGTAAGATAGGTGCAGTACTCCCCATTGAAGATTCAGTATTCCAATAAAgtgttttttattaattaaagaaAATAGTTTGATGATTTCTAAATTCAGTGTCATCTGTCAGCTTGGTTTGATCTTATAATTACCACGAACTCATCACCCAAGCTTTCAATGATAACTATAGGCAATTTCTTGAGTATACTACTCAggaatttatttattgtttttagttGATTGTATTAATGAGGTCCTAGGTAGATGATTAGATCTTATTAAAACGTTTACACTCGTTACCTGTTATAAAAGAACATGATTGCTTGAGTTGAAAGATGATAACCTCTTAATCAATTATTAGTTGATTGCTAATGATCAGTTTTGATTGGTTTATAATCTCGATTATAATCCTGGTGTTGACAGATGATTAGAGTTCACTGCAAAGAGTATATATACTGGATTTTTACTATTTTTCTTCATTCATATCTTTAGTCAGTCAGTAGTAACATTGTAGCAACCTCAGAATTAATCGAAATGGCGTCCATACCTATGTCGTTCAGTATTGAAGAGCTATCAAAAAGCAGCAGGGTTAAGCAGCCACTTAAGTCAGAGAGTGCATTCTACGACTTATACTATATACCATCAGTCAACCACCATTCGAACTACAACTTCTCTACAAGTTCAATGACAGTTGAACAGCAtatacagaagaaaagaaaaagatcTCTCCTCGATTCAGAAGATCACATCAGTTCACCAGAATCTAGACATTCATCTTCTCCTAGTTCTAACTCTGATGATTCTGAGAACCACGAACAACCCTCAAAGAAAACCAGAACCATCTTCACTAACTCTCAGGTCTTTGAACTAGAGCGATACTACAGCACCTGCAAATACCTTGCTATTGAAGACCGACAAGTCCTTTCCAAGAGACTCAAAGTCAGCGAAGTACAGATAAAATGGTGGTTTCAGAATCGCAGAATGAAAGAGAAACGTCAGATCAAGAGCTTCGGCTACAACGACTCAACAGAATTATCAAAGTTTGTTAGTGTCGGAAGGCCTAATACAGATCTACAGTCTTCTATGAATCAACCATCACACCAACATGGACTTCACCAGAACTATTCAGCATTACCACCAATGTTTAACCCGTACATGTTTGGATATGGTTGTTTGTCACCAGTCATGAATCCTGTTCAACAGTACTACAACGGACTTTCACCCCAGCCAGTGCAACAGTACAGATTATAACTTGTGCTAATAAACATTATTCAAGA
This sequence is a window from Mytilus edulis chromosome 1, xbMytEdul2.2, whole genome shotgun sequence. Protein-coding genes within it:
- the LOC139520397 gene encoding homeobox protein koza-like, producing MASIPMSFSIEELSKSSRVKQPLKSESAFYDLYYIPSVNHHSNYNFSTSSMTVEQHIQKKRKRSLLDSEDHISSPESRHSSSPSSNSDDSENHEQPSKKTRTIFTNSQVFELERYYSTCKYLAIEDRQVLSKRLKVSEVQIKWWFQNRRMKEKRQIKSFGYNDSTELSKFVSVGRPNTDLQSSMNQPSHQHGLHQNYSALPPMFNPYMFGYGCLSPVMNPVQQYYNGLSPQPVQQYRL